The genomic segment TCGGCTTGATCTCGTAGACCATCTTGCCCGGCTGCAACACGTAGGCGTCGGCGTATTGCGCGACGAGCTTCTCGGTGGCCGCGCGCGCGACCGGCTCGCGATCCGCCGCGTTGCGATAGTGCAGCGCGAGCGCCGCGCCCTTGATTTCGAGCAGCATGCCCGGATTCGCGTTGACGACCTTTTCGAGCGCGTGCTCCATGCGCAGCAGCCGCTCGTCGTTGAAGCCAATGCGCTGCACGTCGCCGTTTGAATCGCGCCGTTCCGCGCCGTGCATGCCCGCGACGGGCAGATCGTCCATCTGCAGGAACGAGTCGATATTGTCGATGCCGCGTCCCGACACGACCGCGACCGCGCCGTTGGTCGCGCGTCTGAGCGCGGCGAGGATGTCGGGCACCGAGCGCGGCACGAAGATGCCGTCGGGCGTGGAGGCGAGTTCGACGAGCGTGCCGTCGAAATCGAAGAAAAAGGCGGTCTCGGCAAGAGACAGGGAATCGGGAAGAATTTGCATCGATCTTTAGCC from the Caballeronia sp. NK8 genome contains:
- the otsB gene encoding trehalose-phosphatase; the protein is MQILPDSLSLAETAFFFDFDGTLVELASTPDGIFVPRSVPDILAALRRATNGAVAVVSGRGIDNIDSFLQMDDLPVAGMHGAERRDSNGDVQRIGFNDERLLRMEHALEKVVNANPGMLLEIKGAALALHYRNAADREPVARAATEKLVAQYADAYVLQPGKMVYEIKPKDVDKGRAVRAYMAEPPFTGRKPVFIGDDLTDEKGFAVVNEFDGLSIKIGPGDTVARARIESVELLLDWLQVIAGTAGKHA